The DNA sequence TAAATGGATCTGATCATCTAGAGTCTGAAaacctgatatatatatatacatactgtCTATGCTACATCAAACTAACCTCAAGCATTTTTAATTAGTGTTATCTTACAAAGTAATTAGTGTTATCGCTTTAGGTCTTGAAATCTATTCAATATCCTGCAAAAATATTGAGCGAACTACCGGATAAACTGGTTTACAATTTGAAAATACCAAGCATAGACCGATGTCAAAAATCCCAATACAGGAAGAGCAATGCAACATATGATTAGTTGAGAGTACTACGTGTTCATACTCCGTCACACTACTTACTTTGTAagataaacttaaaaaaattaaatttcttataaaCCAAATTCCGTCATAACTGCAGTGTGGAGTGTGTTTACCACACGATTCTTCGTTTGCAAGTAGAAGGATTTGTCGTCTAATGTGAGAAGGAAGCGTGTGCTTTAGAAAGTAAAGGTGTCACCCAATAGGTTTGTCGTTAGGACCACTCtgaacatgcatgcattgtATGGCTTGGCACAACTTGCTTAGATCTTAAGAAAACAGAaggcacaaaaataaatattggtTGAGACTCGGCTTAACTTTGGATCATCATCCTTGTCAGGCGTTTTTCAATCATTAATGCTCGCTACCCTTACTTGCACACTTGACAAAATGCTGCTATACAGTCTCCAGTCTCCTCTGTTTCTTTGGAAGCCATGAAAGAACAACGAGCAAATACAGGAAGGAATGCGTTTGCTCATAATAATAACAGTAGACTCATAAtaatcaaaggaaaatgataaaaagattactacatttttataactatttttaaaaCAGAGTCAGtaagaatatcattattttaaaaaaatattttttattaaaaataaaattttaaaataattatgaaaaaaggTTGTCCCTATTGTTGCTCATAATTAAACCCCAAGCCCAAAGGATTGTCCAGTCCAATCTACCATTGCCATCAGGTAGTAATGAACCTAAgcacaaagaaaaacaaaaagagttaAAAATGAAGGCACAAGAGGAAATAATGTATCCCAAGAAATCCTTTTGTCTAGCAAAATTTGGGATTTTATTCCAACCTCAGAGTCAGTCTGACCTCATTTTaattccaaaaggcaagaatgTGTAGGAAGAGGAACTGTGTTCATCAGCTTATGAGGCTCTGCATGTACAAATGCCCAATGCAATAATTATGAAGTTTTGGTCCCTAGCTATGATGTTGCCTTCTGCAATTATATATGGATTgtctcttctatatatatatatatatatatatatatatgtatgtatagggATGACTCACCCACCACTGGCTGATAGTAATGATTTATGGGTGCTTGCTTTAAGTCCATTTTCAGATGTGCAGATCATTCACTCATCAAAGCAATGAGACTGTTCCATTTATTGTGGACCATAAATAATGGCATGCCTCCTGGAATAACGAACTGCCATAAACAGTGAAATTTGAGAGGGTCCAAATGCCTGAACCCTCCTAAACAGTAAATGCTTTAAATCCATATATTGGGTTATGATCTTTCCAAACTGCATGTAGAGAGTATTCAGATAGAAATTTTATCACCATTGGAGACAGATTTTGAGCAGTAATGCTACTGTGCTGTAAACATACAGACAAGGGTAAAGGGGCCAAGAAGCAAGGTCCATTATAGTGGAGGATCAGATGTGGGGTGATAGATGTGTTGGGGGACAGTACAGGCAACATCATTGTCTTGGCTCGTGAGCTGGTAATGATTTTAAGACAATGAGGGGACCTTCAAACAACGTACAGCAATGAGCAGAAATATTGGTCGAAATCTTCACGCTAATTGATTCTTTTGATTTTCAGAGGAGCTTGACTTCACCTTAAACTCATGAATCTTCTATTCATTTCTAAAGTGGAGCTTGAACACGACCTAATTATCAAGTTGTTCTCTTTAAATTAACCCTTTTTTTCCTGTTAGAATCCCTTATCCTTAAAGTGGGACCTGATTATAGCTTAAAATCCCAAATCAAATGTTCATAGTTAGTTATCTCAGTGACTTCGtgaaaatatataattgatttCTAATGTTCCCATTGAGTTGCTTTGAACTTACTTTATGTtccataattttaaaacataatattaaataaaaaaaatatacaaacttCAATGATTTGAAATAATCTCATACATATTTCCTCAATAGTTAGTTATAATGCTAGTAATTTATGAAAGTTTAAATTAATGACTTAAACGTTAAATTAAGGTTGAGTTTGGATATGCTGGAAATTGGGTAGTGAGATGATTTCAGattatctataaataaaaatgaaaagtggtgaaaaaatattaaataatagtgaataataataaaaaaaatataaaaagtaatgataaaatattgaatagtaattGAGTGGTCTCAATACTGAATACTCAAATACaacttaaaacttaaaaccCATAACAAGTAGAGTGCCGACATGGGTTAGGATGATGGGAGGAATTATTATTTCATCAATTAACTAACTTTCctaaaatgcaaaataattacctgccatatatatattggcTTGTCAAGATAATTGTATATATCTGCTTGCCACTTAAATTGCTTTGAAGCAAGAAAATAACCTTACAAGACACTCTATTTAAGGCTAAAAAGCAACAAATAATGAAACCCTTATTGTCTTTTTTCAGTCAAAATCTTCTCATCATTCTCaatattctcatttttatttgtcCTTTTAAGGCTAAAAGCAACCTCTCCATTGGCATCTAGCTTTCAAAATCACTAGTTGCCCTTTCAACGAATCTTCTTTGATATCCTTTCAAAATCCTCAAAAGCTAGTCTCTGcccatcttctttttcttttctttttaattttttttatttataaggggaaaaaaaacccAATCCACAAACTTTCTAGCCAGCACAAGTGTATTTCTTACTCtttgattttatcattttagtaagTTTTCAGTACAATCCATGGGTATgaggggagagagggagagaaacacAGATCACTGACATCAAAACAAGCCAGCCAAGAACTCCTTTATCTAATAAAATTCACATCTCTGCAACTACATGTTATTTTGTTCCTCATATGATCAAAAGAATATCTATTGTTAATAAGAAaggcaaaaggaaaataaaatgaaaacataatcaaagagcaaagaatgaacaaaaacaaaaccaaattaaaacagaaaaaacaagaacagatatatatatctttttattgACTCTTACAGGCACAGATCAACAAGGAGAATTCAACCCTTTCTTGGTCTTTCTGCACCAACTTCTCCTCCAACCACAGCCGGCTATCCATCCCACTTCTCGTCCTGAACATGAACACTGCATATCCAGATGCAGGATTAAAGAACCAGTCATGCACATCCCACATCAAATCAACCAGCAAATTGTCAACAAAAATCGACTGATTGCCTCTGAAATTCCATCGCAGCCTCTTCACTCGAATCACCGTCTTCTTGTCGATGCATACAGATAAAACCGGCGACCTTAGTCCTTCACTTTCTCCGCCGCACCTGATCAAAATCTCGTGCGCAATGCCGGTATCACTGAACTGAGCCTTGGTTGAATATAGGGTATTGCCGGAACAATGCTCCCGCCGGGAAATGAGAGAGACTTTTGCAACAGAAGTAGCTTTAAATTTCTTCGCAGCAGCTTCTTCCGCCATGTCACCAAGTATTAGACCCATTTCCGAGTCAGCCATTACCAGCACGTAGAAGCTATCAACAGGTTCAGGTCCTGTGTCGTACTTAGCATTAGAGAGATCCCAGAAGACCTCAAAACTCGAATTATCGGATTCCATCAATCTGCTCCCTTTCTTCTTCCTGAAGAACCGTGAATTCGTGTTGAGTCTGAAGGGTGGTGTCGATGAGTCATCTCCAAAGCTTATGCTTAGACCTTGAGCAGAATGATTCCTGCACCAAGTGACTGTGATCAAGACTTGCTTTTGGGTGGAGAGGATGATCTTGTAAACACAGGCGACCGAGTTTTGGACAGAAGGTGTTAGGCTCGAATTGATACAAGCTGTGTTTGAGTAGCTAGAACATGAAGGATGAGACACACTTACTGCGCTTTCGCTAAAACAAGAAACCATGTCTCTCATtgtaaagagaaagagaaaaacaattTCGTGGGTGAGAAAGAAAGCTAGAGACAGACAGATCTGGAGGCAATTTGGAGAAATGggtctttcttttctctctgtaGTTTTTTCCAGAGTCTGAACTCAGATGGAGATAAAATGGAAGGAAGCTAGGAAGGAAGGAAGGTAAGGCATGGATCCGAAATCCAGGATTCTGACAAGcgcatatatataataggtatgATTCTTCTTTCACGCCTTGTAGTTGTAACTCTGCAGCTTATGATGACGGATGAGATCAGAATAAAGAAGAGGAGGATTGAAGCACAAATCTTCAAggttccttctttctttctttctttctttaatccACCTGTGCCAGTTCATaagatacataaaaaaaaaatatatatatatatatatatatatttaaaagtcaAAAGAAAACCTAAAGGAGGAATAAAAGGAAGTTGGACCTGGTCTGATTTCCAGCAGTACTGTACTACTGTTTGTGACATGATCATGTTTGCTTCTCAGTTCTCATTAATTTCCTTGCTTTCTGTTCATTTATCAAAGTCTAACGGGTGCTGTAATCAATTTGGAAGAATTAATGAATACTTTATAATTTCGGTTAGTTCTTCATTAGTCTTCCAAATAGTGAAacgtaaattttttaaagaaatatatatatatatatataaaatgataatattttagattattaatttttttaaagtaaatgttttgttccatttttcattataaatttagtttaaatttaaaaaaaattacataaaattttaaattcttaatatatcaaagaaaaatgaaaacactGATGTTTCATTTAAATGGTATAgaacaaaaattctaaaaataatggATTTtattaggcctgcaacccgactTGGATTAGTTGGGTTTATGCCCGACCTGACTCGAAACACCCCAAATAAGGCGCCAATCCGATCCGATCTAGCCAgatcaaaataaaaacagattAAACCCGTATGACCCGATCAAATCTTGCACTGTGGAATAGGAGCCAAATGATGGAAGAGGGGGACTCGAAGGAAGCGTCCGAGGGCTGTCACTCCAAGGACGAATCCAAGGGACTAGATGATCTGAAGCTGTTGCCCCTTGCTGGCCTTCATCAACTCGTAATAGGGCCCAAACCCAATTCGGATCCCTGCACATGGATTGATT is a window from the Carya illinoinensis cultivar Pawnee chromosome 14, C.illinoinensisPawnee_v1, whole genome shotgun sequence genome containing:
- the LOC122293249 gene encoding uncharacterized protein LOC122293249, with translation MRDMVSCFSESAVSVSHPSCSSYSNTACINSSLTPSVQNSVACVYKIILSTQKQVLITVTWCRNHSAQGLSISFGDDSSTPPFRLNTNSRFFRKKKGSRLMESDNSSFEVFWDLSNAKYDTGPEPVDSFYVLVMADSEMGLILGDMAEEAAAKKFKATSVAKVSLISRREHCSGNTLYSTKAQFSDTGIAHEILIRCGGESEGLRSPVLSVCIDKKTVIRVKRLRWNFRGNQSIFVDNLLVDLMWDVHDWFFNPASGYAVFMFRTRSGMDSRLWLEEKLVQKDQERVEFSLLICACKSQ